Proteins co-encoded in one Siniperca chuatsi isolate FFG_IHB_CAS linkage group LG11, ASM2008510v1, whole genome shotgun sequence genomic window:
- the LOC122884928 gene encoding ras-related protein ORAB-1-like encodes MNPEYDYLFKLLLIGDSGVGKSCLLLRFADDTYTESYISTIGVDFKIRTIELDGKTIKLQIWDTAGQERFRTITSSYYRGAHGIIVVYDVTDQESFNNVKQWLQEIDRYASENVNKLLVGNKCDLTTKKVVDYTTAKEFADSLGIPFLETSAKNATNVEQAFMTMAAEIKKRMGPGATAGGGEKPNVKLTPGTTVKPSSGGCC; translated from the exons TGACTATTTATTCAAGCTGCTTCTGATTGGTGACTCTGGTGTCGGAAAGTCTTGCCTTCTTCTCCGATTTGCA gatgacacatacacagaaagtTACATTAGCACTATTGGTGTGGACTTCAAAATACGAACCATAGAACTAGATGGAAAGACCATTAAACTTCAGATT TGGGACACGGCGGGTCAGGAGAGGTTTCGTACAATCACTTCCAGCTACTACAGAGGTGCTCATGGTATCATTGTAGTGTACGACGTCACAGACCAG GAGTCCTTCAACAATGTCAAACAGTGGCTACAGGAGATCGACCGCTATGCcagtgaaaatgtcaacaaGCTATTGGTTGGGAACAAGTGTGACCTGACGACAAAGAAGGTGGTGGATTACACAACAGCAAAG GAGTTTGCAGACTCTCTGGGCATCCCCTTTTTGGAAACCAGTGCCAAGAACGCCACCAATGTGGAGCAGGCCTTCATGACCATGGCTGCTGAAATCAAGAAGAGGATGGGCCCCGGGGCCACAGCCGGAGGAGGGGAGAAGCCCAATGTGAAGCTCACCCCCGGCACTACTGTCAAGCCTTCATCAGGAGGATGCTGCTGA